In Ensifer adhaerens, a single window of DNA contains:
- a CDS encoding carbon-nitrogen hydrolase family protein: protein MKIALVQMNSQPDRAANLRQAEQLMNQALAGRPDLIVLPEHFDWTGGTPAEKRSAADHVPGGAAYNLVQSFATRNRVAIHAGSLLETSRTSDRIFNTSVVFDERGKEIGAYRKIHLFDIVAPDGKVYNESEAVRPGNSLLVYEIGGMKLACCICYDLRFSRLFDRLAQEHVDAFILPAAFTQQTGKDHWEVLCRARAIEFQAYVVACGQCGHYETPAGERRYMHGHSMVCDPWGKVVAEAGEDIGVLEAKLDRNRIEAVRRLIPMAAHRVDVQNLELVCRRER from the coding sequence ATGAAAATAGCGCTCGTCCAAATGAACTCCCAGCCGGATCGCGCCGCAAATCTGCGGCAGGCCGAGCAACTCATGAACCAAGCGCTTGCCGGCAGACCGGATCTCATTGTCTTGCCCGAGCATTTCGATTGGACTGGTGGGACGCCGGCCGAGAAGCGATCGGCGGCCGATCATGTACCCGGAGGCGCAGCCTACAATCTGGTCCAGAGCTTCGCTACCCGAAATCGGGTCGCAATCCATGCCGGGAGTCTTCTCGAAACGTCGAGGACATCCGACCGCATCTTCAACACCAGCGTCGTGTTCGACGAACGTGGAAAGGAAATTGGAGCTTACCGGAAGATCCACCTGTTCGACATCGTTGCGCCCGACGGCAAGGTCTACAACGAATCCGAGGCAGTCCGTCCGGGAAACAGCCTGCTGGTCTACGAGATCGGTGGAATGAAGCTGGCCTGCTGCATCTGCTACGATCTGCGTTTCTCCAGACTGTTCGACCGACTGGCACAGGAGCACGTCGATGCGTTCATTCTGCCGGCAGCCTTCACGCAACAGACCGGAAAGGATCACTGGGAGGTCCTATGCCGTGCCCGCGCGATCGAGTTTCAGGCCTATGTCGTCGCCTGCGGCCAATGCGGTCACTATGAAACGCCCGCCGGCGAGCGGCGCTATATGCATGGACATTCGATGGTTTGCGATCCCTGGGGGAAAGTGGTGGCCGAGGCAGGTGAAGATATAGGCGTGTTGGAAGCCAAGCTTGATCGCAATCGGATAGAGGCCGTTCGCCGCCTGATCCCTATGGCGGCCCATAGGGTAGATGTTCAGAACCTGGAGCTTGTTTGCCGCAGGGAACGTTGA
- a CDS encoding RidA family protein has translation MFEAIDTGSDPCDVPVSEVVRAGNLVWSVHISEDPVNGDLVTGDIETQTRRTLGNLDIAIRAAGGTLADVVQVQVFLTERSDAPGMNKIYAEFFKEPYPVRATVVVKELLAEGLRIEILAHAVLGNSA, from the coding sequence ATGTTTGAAGCCATCGATACCGGATCAGACCCCTGCGACGTGCCGGTCAGCGAGGTCGTGCGCGCCGGCAATCTCGTCTGGTCGGTCCATATTTCCGAAGACCCGGTGAATGGCGACCTCGTCACCGGCGACATTGAAACCCAGACGCGCCGAACGCTGGGGAATCTAGACATCGCGATCCGTGCCGCAGGCGGCACGCTGGCCGATGTCGTGCAGGTTCAGGTCTTCCTCACTGAAAGATCGGACGCGCCAGGCATGAACAAGATCTACGCGGAGTTCTTCAAAGAGCCCTATCCGGTGCGCGCGACCGTGGTGGTGAAGGAGCTCTTGGCCGAAGGCCTTCGCATTGAAATCCTTGCCCACGCGGTTCTCGGCAACAGCGCTTAA
- a CDS encoding nucleotidyltransferase family protein, giving the protein MMREIDISYRTMFAELTQRTLDGQFLADFPMEGWFVTVTVKDRNYWYFDLPDGQGKYKRSYVGPESDEEITARVKAHKGIKDDLRERRRMVSTLRRAGLPGPDTFAGDITKALADAGLFRLRAVLIGSVAFSTYAGMLGVRLPSSAMQTGDADFAQDFAISAAVQDSLPPILDILQSVDPDFRAVPHQADKAKVVAFQNGRGYRVEFLTGNRGSEEYTGKPSPMPALGGASAENLRFLDFLIYEPVRTVLLFREGVNVLVPAPERYAVHKLIVASRRLTDTLGRVKSDKDLVQASLLFEALVETRHEYELVDAWEEAWDRGDSWKEGLYNGLLRLPAKGVKALGKALGSKMPDLEKLIADDRSK; this is encoded by the coding sequence ATGATGAGAGAGATCGACATCAGCTATCGGACGATGTTCGCGGAGCTGACGCAGCGGACGCTCGACGGTCAGTTCTTGGCAGACTTCCCGATGGAAGGATGGTTCGTGACCGTGACCGTCAAAGACCGCAATTACTGGTATTTCGATCTCCCAGATGGCCAGGGCAAATACAAGCGAAGCTATGTCGGTCCAGAAAGCGACGAAGAGATCACGGCACGCGTGAAGGCGCACAAGGGGATCAAGGACGACCTCCGGGAGCGCAGGCGCATGGTGAGCACGTTGCGTCGTGCCGGTCTCCCCGGTCCCGACACCTTCGCGGGCGATATCACGAAGGCGCTTGCCGACGCCGGGTTGTTCCGGCTGCGTGCGGTCCTGATTGGGTCGGTGGCATTCAGCACCTATGCGGGGATGCTCGGCGTCCGACTGCCCTCGTCTGCCATGCAGACAGGCGACGCGGATTTCGCGCAGGACTTCGCGATCTCAGCCGCGGTGCAAGACAGCCTTCCACCCATTCTAGATATCCTCCAGTCGGTCGATCCCGATTTCCGAGCCGTGCCGCACCAGGCGGACAAAGCCAAGGTGGTCGCCTTCCAGAACGGTCGGGGTTACCGAGTGGAGTTCTTGACTGGAAACCGAGGATCGGAGGAATACACGGGCAAGCCCTCTCCCATGCCCGCCCTCGGCGGCGCGTCGGCAGAAAACCTCCGGTTCCTGGACTTCCTGATCTACGAGCCTGTCCGCACGGTGCTTCTCTTCCGCGAAGGCGTGAACGTCCTAGTCCCCGCCCCCGAGCGCTATGCCGTCCATAAGCTTATCGTAGCCTCCAGAAGGCTCACTGACACGCTAGGGCGCGTGAAATCGGACAAAGACCTGGTGCAGGCCTCCTTACTATTCGAAGCCCTAGTAGAGACGCGCCACGAATACGAATTGGTCGATGCTTGGGAAGAGGCGTGGGATCGCGGAGATTCTTGGAAGGAAGGCCTTTACAACGGCCTCTTGAGGCTGCCAGCCAAAGGCGTGAAGGCACTCGGTAAGGCGCTCGGATCTAAGATGCCTGACTTGGAGAAGTTGATAGCTGATGATCGTTCCAAATGA
- a CDS encoding cadherin-like domain-containing protein: protein MTLDAHANATDIDDGATLQVVDVQDTLPDGVSYNAATHSFTLDPSHAAYDHLADGKTTTVTVNYAVSDGITSTPASVTWTVTGTNDAPAVSGAVSDAATEGGAAVTLDALANATDIDDGATLQVVDVQDTLPDGVSYNAATHSFTLDPSHAAYDHLADGKTTTVTVNYAVSDGIASTPASVTWTVTGTNDAPAVPGAVSDGATEGGAAVTLDALANATDIDDGATLQVVDVQDTLPDGVSYNAATHSFTLDPSHIAYDHLADGKTTTVTVNYAVSDGIASTPTSVTWTVTGTNDAPTATAATLAAIAEDNGARMITQAELLANAHDVDGDALTAKDLKISAGDGTLHDNGDGTWTYTPAANDDTGVSFSYTIDDGHGEYCRRHGEPRHHPGQRRPDDLCLHPDGDRRGQRRSRDHEGRAAGQCQRRRR, encoded by the coding sequence GTGACGCTCGACGCACACGCCAACGCCACCGACATCGATGACGGCGCGACGCTGCAGGTGGTCGATGTGCAGGACACGCTGCCGGACGGCGTCAGCTATAACGCCGCCACCCATTCCTTCACGCTCGATCCGAGCCATGCCGCCTACGACCATCTCGCCGACGGCAAAACGACGACGGTGACGGTGAACTATGCGGTGTCGGACGGCATCACTTCGACACCGGCCTCGGTCACCTGGACCGTTACCGGCACCAATGATGCGCCTGCCGTGTCGGGTGCGGTCAGCGACGCTGCCACCGAGGGCGGAGCGGCGGTGACGCTCGACGCACTCGCCAACGCCACCGACATCGATGACGGAGCGACGCTGCAGGTGGTCGATGTACAGGACACGCTGCCGGACGGCGTCAGCTATAACGCTGCCACCCATTCCTTCACGCTCGACCCGAGCCACGCCGCCTACGACCATCTCGCCGACGGCAAAACGACGACGGTGACGGTGAACTATGCGGTGTCGGATGGCATCGCCTCGACACCGGCCTCGGTCACCTGGACCGTTACCGGCACCAATGATGCGCCTGCCGTGCCGGGTGCAGTCAGCGACGGTGCCACCGAGGGCGGAGCGGCCGTGACGCTCGACGCGCTCGCCAACGCCACCGACATCGATGACGGCGCGACGCTGCAGGTGGTCGATGTGCAGGACACGCTGCCGGACGGCGTCAGCTATAACGCCGCCACCCATTCCTTCACGCTCGACCCGAGCCATATCGCCTACGACCATCTCGCCGACGGCAAAACGACGACGGTGACGGTGAACTATGCGGTGTCGGACGGCATCGCCTCGACACCGACCTCGGTCACCTGGACCGTTACCGGCACCAATGACGCCCCGACAGCCACGGCGGCAACCTTGGCCGCGATCGCCGAGGACAACGGCGCGCGGATGATTACCCAGGCAGAGCTTCTGGCCAATGCTCACGACGTCGACGGCGACGCCCTGACGGCAAAGGACCTGAAAATCTCGGCGGGCGACGGCACGCTCCATGACAATGGTGACGGTACCTGGACGTATACGCCAGCTGCCAATGACGACACCGGCGTCTCCTTCAGCTACACGATCGACGACGGTCATGGTGAGTACTGTCGCCGGCACGGCGAGCCTCGACATCACCCCGGTCAACGACGACCCGACGACCTCTGCCTTCACCCTGACGGCGATCGCCGAGGACAGCGGCGGTCGCGTGATCACGAAGGCAGAGCTGCTGGCCAATGCCAGCGACGTCGACGGTGA
- a CDS encoding ABC transporter ATP-binding protein has product MNALDIELVSVSKSYASMAVVKDIDLAIPQGEFVSILGPSGCGKTTTLNMIAGFTAPSHGDIRIKGRSQVRVPPERRNIGLVFQNYALFPHMTVTENVAFGLKMKGVRREEADATVKSALRSVHLEGMGERYPRELSGGQQQRVALARAIAPRPSVLLLDEPLSNLDLKLREAMRIELKEIQQQLGMTFVYVTHDQEEAMAMSDRVVVMWQGAIAQEGQPAALYREPNSRFVADFIGKSNILAVTSTATQAARLELVVGDGLILKAHKTELSAEIRYCSIRPESIAVLPPGIGGNGAANLLNATVRRVINLGAAFEIDADLGSDVRLHVLLRATRASVPPKVGDAIRLGIDDADIQPLSA; this is encoded by the coding sequence ATGAACGCACTCGACATCGAACTCGTCTCGGTCAGCAAGTCCTACGCCAGCATGGCGGTCGTCAAGGATATCGACCTCGCAATTCCTCAAGGCGAATTCGTTAGCATCCTCGGCCCATCCGGCTGCGGGAAGACGACCACGCTCAACATGATCGCCGGCTTTACCGCCCCATCACACGGCGACATTCGCATCAAGGGACGAAGCCAGGTCCGCGTGCCGCCGGAACGCCGCAACATCGGCCTGGTGTTCCAGAACTATGCGCTCTTTCCACACATGACGGTAACGGAGAACGTGGCCTTCGGCCTCAAGATGAAGGGCGTTCGCAGAGAAGAAGCCGATGCGACCGTCAAAAGCGCGCTCCGCAGCGTTCACCTCGAAGGAATGGGAGAACGTTACCCGCGGGAACTGTCCGGTGGCCAACAGCAGCGGGTAGCACTTGCCCGGGCGATCGCGCCGAGGCCGTCGGTCCTGCTTCTCGATGAGCCGCTTTCCAATCTCGACTTGAAGCTCCGAGAGGCGATGCGGATCGAACTGAAGGAAATCCAGCAGCAACTCGGAATGACCTTCGTCTACGTCACTCACGATCAGGAGGAGGCCATGGCGATGTCCGATCGGGTGGTCGTCATGTGGCAAGGGGCGATTGCACAAGAGGGGCAGCCTGCCGCCCTCTACCGCGAGCCGAACTCGCGCTTCGTGGCGGATTTCATCGGCAAGTCGAACATCCTGGCGGTGACATCCACGGCAACGCAAGCGGCCCGTCTCGAACTGGTGGTTGGAGATGGATTGATCCTGAAGGCGCACAAGACCGAGCTCTCTGCCGAGATCCGTTACTGCTCGATCCGTCCGGAGAGCATCGCGGTTCTGCCGCCGGGCATAGGGGGGAACGGGGCCGCCAACCTTCTCAATGCCACCGTGCGACGGGTCATCAACCTCGGTGCCGCCTTCGAGATTGATGCCGATCTCGGTTCGGATGTGCGTCTCCACGTGCTTCTCCGCGCGACCCGCGCGAGTGTTCCGCCGAAAGTCGGTGACGCCATTCGTCTCGGTATCGACGACGCCGACATCCAGCCCCTCAGCGCTTGA
- a CDS encoding TauD/TfdA dioxygenase family protein: MLDKQRLRAVQHESNVCADIEGFDFDNYTQQDIDEVRRYWLQHGVLRFKKTSMTDAQQVAFSRNFGEFVIHPKQLQEGGHPTHKEILVISNVMTDGKPSGAMGNSEATWHTDTWFYERPPAGAILRAVAVPPSGGDTYFLSSYRAYETLPEALKKAVDGRQIFFQNVYDKTGKLRLGKSAPKTRDFREWSGMVHPLVRLHGETGRKALYLGGTAEGAWIVGMALDESESLLADLWQHTTSTSEVFVQQWDVGDIMMWDNRCTMHRRDGFDPNSIRIMHRTTTSGERPV; the protein is encoded by the coding sequence ATGCTTGATAAACAAAGGCTTCGTGCCGTTCAGCATGAATCGAATGTCTGCGCCGATATCGAAGGTTTCGACTTCGACAATTACACTCAGCAGGATATCGACGAGGTCCGCCGCTATTGGCTCCAGCACGGTGTCCTGCGGTTCAAGAAGACGTCCATGACCGACGCCCAGCAGGTCGCCTTCTCCAGGAATTTCGGGGAGTTCGTCATCCATCCGAAGCAGCTCCAGGAGGGCGGGCATCCGACCCACAAGGAAATTCTCGTCATCAGCAATGTCATGACCGACGGCAAGCCGAGTGGTGCCATGGGCAACAGCGAGGCCACATGGCACACTGATACCTGGTTTTACGAGCGGCCGCCGGCCGGCGCTATCCTGCGGGCGGTCGCCGTACCGCCGAGCGGCGGTGACACCTACTTCCTCTCGTCTTACCGTGCCTATGAGACCTTGCCCGAAGCCTTGAAGAAAGCCGTCGACGGCCGGCAGATCTTCTTCCAGAACGTCTACGACAAGACCGGCAAGCTCCGTCTTGGCAAGTCGGCTCCCAAGACCCGCGATTTCCGCGAATGGAGCGGCATGGTTCATCCACTCGTTCGTCTGCATGGCGAGACCGGGCGCAAGGCGCTTTATCTCGGGGGCACCGCCGAAGGCGCCTGGATCGTCGGCATGGCGCTTGACGAAAGCGAATCCCTTCTCGCCGATCTTTGGCAGCACACCACATCGACCAGCGAGGTCTTCGTCCAGCAATGGGATGTCGGCGACATCATGATGTGGGACAACCGTTGCACCATGCACCGCCGGGACGGCTTCGATCCGAACTCCATCCGCATCATGCATCGCACCACCACATCAGGCGAACGCCCGGTCTGA
- a CDS encoding helix-turn-helix domain-containing protein: protein MAMARETPFSAVARKMLDNWLQTDPEHPASPEIVYRDIIDMLSIKMRLTVFTVEGNDPKRWYMKAIRHSGFTSRILNINKIFADAYIGDFKDQSYMEEAVIPRLQQVVSSQQPSMELVKTRLFGVNLGYDRILLPQRNIDQPKWIISSSYAQFLLSPPRRLEQMDVADEAIIQLLVEGATAKEIAAALSISHRTVEHRLERMKERFGARNTVHLVAMLIATHIERGHSIAP from the coding sequence ATGGCAATGGCGAGAGAGACACCCTTCAGCGCAGTCGCGCGCAAGATGCTCGACAACTGGCTTCAGACCGATCCCGAGCACCCGGCTTCACCAGAAATCGTGTACCGCGACATCATCGATATGCTGTCGATAAAGATGCGTTTGACCGTGTTTACTGTCGAGGGCAACGACCCTAAGCGCTGGTATATGAAGGCTATTCGGCATTCCGGTTTCACGTCGCGTATTCTTAACATAAACAAGATTTTCGCCGACGCCTACATCGGTGATTTCAAGGATCAGAGCTACATGGAAGAGGCCGTGATCCCGCGGCTTCAGCAGGTGGTCTCCAGCCAGCAGCCTTCCATGGAACTCGTCAAGACACGTCTTTTCGGCGTCAACCTCGGCTATGACCGCATCCTGCTACCCCAGCGCAACATCGATCAACCGAAGTGGATCATCTCATCGTCCTATGCACAGTTCCTGCTCAGTCCGCCGCGGCGCCTTGAGCAAATGGACGTCGCCGACGAAGCAATCATCCAACTGCTGGTAGAGGGTGCGACCGCAAAAGAGATCGCCGCGGCGCTTTCAATCTCGCATCGCACGGTCGAGCACCGTCTTGAGCGGATGAAGGAAAGGTTTGGAGCCAGGAACACCGTACATCTCGTCGCCATGCTGATCGCCACGCACATCGAGCGCGGACACAGTATCGCGCCATAA
- a CDS encoding helix-turn-helix domain-containing protein — protein sequence MDMRKLVGRNFARLRREKGLTQEEIAASADISQQYVSGLERGGRNPTVQSLYKIAKALGVSHMELVRPDREDER from the coding sequence ATGGATATGCGCAAGTTGGTCGGCCGGAATTTTGCGCGCCTGCGTCGGGAAAAAGGGCTGACGCAGGAAGAAATCGCCGCGTCAGCGGACATCAGCCAGCAATATGTCAGCGGTCTTGAACGAGGCGGACGCAATCCGACGGTCCAATCGCTTTACAAGATCGCCAAGGCACTTGGGGTGAGCCATATGGAGCTTGTCCGTCCCGACCGTGAAGACGAGCGCTGA
- a CDS encoding RraA family protein, translated as MQPYRINDRHPPLSEELIALMGKTETATIGHVEHLGFVSHGVLPLFPAKAAGSAVTVAAPGRDGTIIYRAVDLLMPGDLLVIARVDGDDIACVGGGVATAVEARGAVGIVIDGPCTDAEEIAATGLPVWCRGVSSKTTNRRVSIGGSINEPIACGGAAVLPGYAVLADREGVFVAPRDQMLTLARAAIARQQNSIAVRRHLAAGRSIFDFQPETTS; from the coding sequence ATGCAACCCTACCGGATCAATGACAGGCACCCTCCCCTTTCCGAGGAACTCATAGCATTGATGGGAAAGACCGAAACGGCCACGATCGGTCATGTCGAACATCTCGGTTTCGTCAGCCACGGCGTGCTGCCGCTGTTTCCGGCAAAGGCGGCTGGTTCGGCCGTGACAGTCGCGGCCCCCGGCCGGGATGGCACCATTATCTATAGGGCTGTCGACCTCCTGATGCCCGGAGACTTGCTCGTCATTGCGCGGGTTGATGGAGACGATATAGCCTGTGTCGGAGGTGGCGTCGCAACCGCGGTGGAGGCCAGGGGCGCCGTCGGCATCGTCATCGACGGCCCCTGCACGGACGCCGAGGAGATTGCCGCAACAGGCTTGCCTGTCTGGTGCCGTGGCGTCTCCTCAAAGACCACCAACCGGCGGGTCTCCATCGGCGGTTCGATCAACGAACCAATTGCCTGCGGCGGAGCTGCAGTATTGCCCGGCTATGCGGTTCTTGCCGATCGGGAAGGCGTGTTCGTTGCGCCGCGCGACCAGATGCTCACGCTGGCGCGCGCTGCGATCGCGCGGCAGCAGAATTCGATCGCCGTACGCCGGCACCTCGCGGCCGGCCGTTCCATCTTCGATTTCCAACCGGAAACCACATCATGA
- a CDS encoding ABC transporter substrate-binding protein, translated as MLASLCLAISGIGSGTAGAETLIINSYGGPYEDIIRERIIEPFEKRFGIEVVYDAVGSAQQDYAKIKATKGRPGFDLVVMTASQSLQGCKDGLLEKLTPSSIPNLNALQGELAAVAGACGAVHEVQYLSLLYRTDKLASQPTSWSALLEPELDKRVILPTFQNIMAVYLLEMMSVTNGGDLIDNVDPGFDAMAKVSAQSVGFEQSSAILESYLREGSVWAMPFWNGRAQLMVDEGLPVDYISPKEGTIPLVATLNIPIGAANKDAARRFIDFFLEKSSQEAWVAGYRVGSARGDISVPEELKDRQLTAGPDGDRLHLPDLLRLQEKLPEWAERWERDVVPNAR; from the coding sequence TTGCTTGCGTCTTTGTGCCTGGCAATTTCGGGCATTGGCAGCGGAACGGCGGGAGCCGAAACGCTAATCATCAACAGCTATGGAGGTCCCTACGAGGACATCATCCGGGAGCGGATCATCGAACCGTTCGAGAAACGTTTTGGGATTGAGGTCGTCTATGATGCCGTGGGATCCGCCCAGCAGGACTATGCCAAGATCAAGGCCACCAAGGGACGGCCGGGATTCGATCTGGTCGTCATGACCGCATCCCAGTCGCTGCAAGGATGCAAGGACGGACTGCTCGAAAAACTGACGCCGTCGTCGATCCCGAACCTCAACGCCCTTCAAGGCGAGCTTGCTGCGGTCGCCGGTGCCTGCGGCGCAGTGCACGAGGTCCAATACCTTTCTCTCCTCTACCGGACAGACAAGCTTGCCTCGCAGCCCACCTCCTGGTCCGCATTGCTCGAGCCTGAGCTCGACAAGAGGGTCATTCTTCCGACCTTCCAGAACATCATGGCCGTCTATCTCCTCGAGATGATGTCGGTCACGAATGGTGGGGACCTCATCGACAACGTCGATCCGGGCTTTGATGCCATGGCCAAGGTATCGGCGCAGTCGGTGGGTTTCGAGCAATCCTCCGCAATCCTTGAAAGCTATCTGCGCGAGGGCTCTGTCTGGGCGATGCCGTTCTGGAACGGGCGTGCGCAGCTGATGGTCGATGAAGGCCTGCCGGTCGACTATATCAGCCCGAAGGAAGGGACCATTCCGCTTGTCGCAACCCTCAACATTCCAATCGGTGCCGCAAACAAGGATGCCGCCCGGAGGTTCATCGATTTCTTCCTCGAGAAGTCGAGCCAGGAGGCGTGGGTCGCGGGTTACCGCGTCGGTAGCGCACGCGGCGACATCTCCGTACCTGAAGAGCTGAAGGACCGGCAGCTCACGGCTGGACCGGACGGCGATCGTCTGCACCTGCCCGATCTCCTCCGACTTCAGGAAAAACTGCCGGAATGGGCCGAGCGCTGGGAACGTGACGTCGTTCCGAACGCCCGTTGA
- a CDS encoding cadherin-like domain-containing protein: MTAIAEDSGGRVITKAELLANASDVDGDTLTVTGVAIDSGKGSLIDNGNGKPSLEVMA, translated from the coding sequence CTGACGGCGATCGCCGAGGACAGCGGCGGTCGCGTGATCACGAAGGCAGAGCTGCTGGCCAATGCCAGCGACGTCGACGGTGACACCCTGACGGTGACCGGTGTGGCGATCGACAGCGGGAAGGGCTCGCTCATTGATAATGGCAACGGTAAGCCGTCGCTCGAGGTAATGGCTTAA
- a CDS encoding ABC transporter permease, whose translation MNRLISILYWISLGAVLCFITLPLIVVVAASLSPTSAVTLQPWEWTGRWYADLWSSRWLDPFLASVKIATVVAAISGVLGLFAAYAVVYERIPGSDALMSCLLSPLSVPQIVKGVAIVLFLSMIGLQGFLGTPALIAAHVVLALPFVTRMVATSLANFDANLDRAAQILGAGKLQRIRLVVLPMIKPGVLSGATFAFIISFNNIPLSVFLVRPGDSTLPITVINYLEYSLDPVLAAVNVASMAFILTVIFLFEKIGGFSAQLHGGSK comes from the coding sequence ATGAACAGGCTTATCTCGATACTCTACTGGATTTCGCTCGGCGCGGTCCTCTGCTTCATCACTCTGCCGCTCATCGTCGTCGTCGCAGCCTCCTTGAGCCCGACATCGGCTGTCACGCTTCAGCCCTGGGAGTGGACGGGGCGCTGGTATGCGGATCTCTGGTCTAGCCGCTGGCTCGACCCGTTCCTTGCGAGCGTGAAAATCGCAACGGTCGTCGCGGCGATCAGCGGGGTGCTTGGATTGTTCGCGGCTTATGCGGTCGTCTACGAGCGTATTCCGGGCAGCGACGCCCTGATGTCTTGCCTTCTATCGCCGCTTTCGGTGCCGCAGATCGTCAAGGGCGTCGCAATCGTGCTCTTCCTCTCGATGATCGGGCTCCAGGGTTTTCTCGGCACGCCGGCGTTGATTGCTGCGCACGTGGTGCTCGCCCTCCCCTTCGTGACCCGCATGGTGGCGACCTCGCTTGCGAATTTCGACGCCAACCTCGATCGAGCAGCCCAGATTCTCGGAGCCGGCAAGCTTCAACGCATCCGGCTGGTGGTGCTGCCGATGATCAAGCCCGGGGTTCTTTCGGGCGCGACCTTCGCCTTCATCATCTCGTTCAACAACATCCCGTTATCGGTTTTCCTGGTCAGGCCCGGCGACAGCACCTTGCCGATCACCGTGATCAACTACCTCGAATACAGCCTCGATCCGGTGCTCGCGGCAGTCAACGTCGCCTCGATGGCCTTCATCCTTACGGTCATCTTCCTCTTCGAAAAGATCGGCGGTTTTTCCGCGCAACTCCATGGTGGCAGCAAATGA
- a CDS encoding helix-turn-helix domain-containing protein, with product MGRQLQRVDDVDLEVGREIARLRRKVGMRQLDLAVHLNVSVQLVRKYESGRIRIGSSRLAAIASGLGVPVACLVDRGRSQAEFSRALDELVAFVATKEGVALNRAFQRIRSAAVRRSLLAFLEAVVEAERP from the coding sequence ATGGGCAGGCAACTGCAAAGGGTGGACGACGTCGACTTGGAGGTCGGGCGAGAGATTGCCAGGCTTCGCCGGAAGGTCGGCATGCGACAGCTGGATCTCGCGGTACACCTCAACGTTTCGGTCCAGTTGGTCCGGAAGTACGAAAGCGGTCGGATCAGGATCGGTTCCAGCCGCCTCGCCGCCATAGCCTCCGGGCTCGGTGTTCCAGTTGCTTGCCTCGTTGATCGCGGCAGGTCTCAGGCAGAGTTCAGTCGGGCATTGGACGAATTGGTCGCTTTCGTTGCGACCAAAGAGGGCGTGGCCCTCAACAGAGCATTTCAGCGCATCAGGTCGGCTGCCGTTCGTCGATCTCTATTGGCATTCCTCGAGGCGGTCGTAGAAGCCGAGCGGCCGTAA
- a CDS encoding ABC transporter permease, with translation MGMMIGMSFTQTETFSPTLEHYQRFFTDGLSIAGFCRTALMSLLVAVSVTVLGYPVAYFLARSTTRWRAVVFALALAPELAGVVLRTYGWLIILEDRGFINDLLLHLGVISSPLPLSKNLFAVVVGLTHVVLPFGILSLMTSIQGIDPNLERAAQMLGASRLAVIRTIVLPLSVPGIVSSMLIAFTMAASAYATPALLGGAGFKVLATMIYEQVLFYIDWPFASVMAMALLLMMLAISFVGVRYESRRRLRASVSSGGER, from the coding sequence ATGGGGATGATGATCGGGATGAGCTTTACTCAGACCGAAACGTTCTCTCCGACCCTCGAGCACTATCAGCGCTTCTTCACCGACGGCCTTTCGATTGCCGGGTTCTGTCGCACTGCCTTGATGTCCTTGCTGGTTGCGGTCAGCGTGACCGTTCTCGGCTATCCGGTCGCCTATTTCCTGGCACGGTCAACCACGCGCTGGCGGGCGGTGGTGTTTGCGCTTGCGCTCGCGCCCGAACTCGCCGGCGTCGTTCTTCGAACCTATGGCTGGCTGATCATTCTGGAAGATCGGGGGTTCATCAATGATCTGCTCCTCCATCTCGGCGTCATCAGCTCGCCCCTCCCCTTGTCGAAGAACCTCTTTGCCGTCGTCGTCGGCCTGACCCATGTGGTGCTTCCCTTCGGCATTCTCTCGTTGATGACGAGTATTCAGGGCATCGACCCGAACCTGGAGCGGGCAGCGCAGATGCTCGGCGCATCGAGGCTGGCGGTGATCCGCACAATCGTCCTGCCCCTCTCCGTGCCCGGCATCGTCAGCTCGATGTTGATCGCCTTCACCATGGCGGCGAGCGCCTATGCCACCCCGGCACTTCTGGGCGGCGCAGGCTTCAAGGTGCTGGCGACGATGATCTACGAGCAGGTGCTTTTCTACATCGATTGGCCGTTCGCATCGGTCATGGCGATGGCGCTGCTCCTCATGATGCTGGCCATCTCGTTCGTCGGCGTTCGCTACGAAAGCCGCCGCAGATTGCGCGCCTCTGTTTCATCGGGAGGTGAAAGATGA